From the genome of Virgibacillus proomii, one region includes:
- a CDS encoding O-antigen polysaccharide polymerase Wzy family protein, whose translation MHKITRYIFLSGSLLFFLIGLSFENPRVLLISTLIIFSHNIIYSFKNFYDKAIFFSFNVTFFIFLLGRMVVNEFFGYKSGLLGIFGLAFNDVRLVNLTIICLFLSLWAIFMGYTLIQKVNLSFLKKKKELNPGFVYSLRAFSLLFFYFCMIFRLYYVYEMQQTAMTEGYYESFMTFASSMPSLLVTISNMYDVAFLAYLATNPTKRKSLFPILLYIGEGLFAALAGRRSIFMLNLLIVFIYYCVRTARATKRQDEKKWLDKSELSFGVIALPVLMGFLTFIGKLRSSFKGSNVSLNNPILEFFYSQGISANLIGYTKVYEDLLPKGILYTFGPIMEFVNNKIIRPLNGLPEYFGQNIERAVNGHLFSHALPYLIMPSAYLMGHGYGSSYIAEMFHDFSFLGVFIGSIVYGAIIYVFYYMLQNSNYIIVIFTLMMTRSILFAPRGAALSFIVSAFSMSKIAAVIFIVVGSTILYSIIGQKSFFRPRLTLR comes from the coding sequence ATGCATAAAATAACTAGGTATATATTTTTATCGGGGTCATTGTTGTTTTTTTTAATAGGTCTTTCTTTTGAAAACCCGAGGGTTTTATTAATTTCTACATTGATTATTTTTTCTCATAATATAATTTATTCATTTAAAAATTTTTATGATAAAGCTATCTTTTTTAGTTTTAATGTAACGTTTTTTATTTTTCTTTTGGGAAGAATGGTTGTTAATGAATTTTTCGGATACAAAAGTGGTTTGTTAGGTATATTTGGGTTAGCGTTTAACGATGTCAGACTTGTAAACCTAACTATTATATGTTTGTTTTTAAGTTTATGGGCTATTTTTATGGGTTATACATTAATACAAAAAGTAAATCTTAGTTTTCTAAAGAAAAAAAAAGAATTAAATCCGGGTTTTGTTTATTCACTCAGAGCATTTAGTTTATTATTTTTCTATTTTTGTATGATATTTCGACTGTATTATGTTTATGAAATGCAACAAACAGCAATGACAGAAGGTTACTACGAAAGTTTTATGACTTTTGCATCTTCTATGCCGTCTTTACTAGTAACAATTAGCAATATGTACGATGTAGCTTTTCTAGCTTATTTAGCTACAAATCCTACTAAAAGAAAAAGCTTATTTCCGATATTATTGTATATAGGTGAAGGTCTTTTTGCTGCTTTAGCAGGTAGACGTTCAATTTTTATGTTAAACCTTTTGATCGTTTTTATTTATTATTGTGTAAGGACTGCAAGAGCGACAAAACGACAAGATGAGAAAAAATGGTTAGATAAATCAGAGTTGTCATTTGGTGTGATTGCACTTCCTGTATTGATGGGATTTCTTACTTTCATCGGTAAACTAAGATCAAGTTTTAAAGGATCAAATGTAAGTCTAAACAATCCTATATTAGAGTTTTTTTATTCCCAAGGGATAAGCGCTAACTTAATTGGTTATACAAAGGTATACGAAGACCTTTTACCTAAAGGAATATTATATACTTTTGGGCCTATAATGGAATTTGTAAATAACAAAATAATTAGACCTTTGAATGGACTTCCTGAATATTTTGGTCAAAATATAGAAAGAGCAGTTAACGGACATCTATTTTCACACGCACTTCCATATTTAATCATGCCTAGCGCTTATTTGATGGGGCATGGATATGGATCATCGTATATAGCTGAAATGTTTCACGATTTCTCATTCTTAGGAGTGTTTATTGGAAGCATTGTTTATGGGGCGATTATATATGTGTTTTATTACATGCTTCAAAATTCAAATTATATAATAGTTATTTTCACATTAATGATGACCAGATCAATTTTGTTTGCTCCAAGGGGTGCTGCACTATCTTTTATAGTTTCAGCATTTTCAATGTCAAAAATAGCAGCAGTTATTTTTATTGTTGTTGGCTCGACTATATTATATTCAATAATTGGACAAAAAAGCTTTTTTAGACCTAGACTAACTTTAAGATAA
- a CDS encoding lipopolysaccharide biosynthesis protein, protein MNSFIKKFFKNLSFAFIANLLSIVISTVLILIVPKFVSILDYGYWQLYIFYCSFISYMSFGLTDGAYLRYGGYRYKDLHKPVFVSQYWFLVLLNVFINFSLATFYALNFTDPNKSIVVFLTCLSGVLVVPRSLIVFMLQSTNRIKEYSITIILERVIYFILVILFLLFGIDEFQFLIISDVIGKLCSVIYACLISKELVFGKFESIKKSINEIWINISVGSKLLIANFASLLIIGIVRFFIESQWSIETFGKVSLALSISNMFMLFINSIGLILFPTLRRTSNDKLPVIYETMRTMIMVSLLGLLILYFPANIIFSSWLPQYAESFIYMVLLFPMCIFESKTQMLTNTYLKTLRKEKLMLLINLLTVVLSLGLTFINVFLIKNLNLTVLSITILLAFRSIIAELYIEKTLKIKVKVDIILEVLMTVVFISISWYFPNYVASFVYMIAYLVYLFVKKNDLSFLLKSIKAVLNSK, encoded by the coding sequence ATGAATAGTTTTATAAAAAAGTTTTTTAAAAATTTATCTTTCGCCTTTATTGCAAATTTGTTATCAATAGTTATTTCAACCGTTTTAATACTTATCGTTCCGAAATTTGTAAGCATTTTGGATTATGGATATTGGCAATTATATATCTTTTATTGTTCTTTTATATCTTATATGTCTTTTGGGCTAACAGATGGAGCTTATTTACGTTATGGCGGGTACCGTTATAAAGATTTACATAAACCAGTTTTTGTATCTCAATATTGGTTTTTGGTTTTATTGAATGTGTTTATCAATTTTTCATTAGCCACTTTTTATGCATTGAATTTCACAGATCCTAATAAATCAATAGTAGTATTCTTAACATGTCTTTCTGGTGTATTAGTTGTACCTAGATCTTTAATAGTCTTTATGCTTCAGAGTACCAATAGAATTAAGGAATATTCTATTACAATAATATTAGAACGTGTAATCTATTTTATATTGGTGATTTTATTTTTATTGTTTGGTATCGATGAATTTCAATTTCTTATTATATCTGATGTTATAGGAAAATTATGTTCTGTTATTTATGCGTGTTTGATTAGTAAAGAATTGGTATTTGGAAAATTTGAATCAATAAAAAAATCCATTAATGAAATATGGATTAATATATCTGTAGGAAGTAAGTTATTAATTGCCAACTTTGCGAGCTTGCTTATTATTGGTATTGTTCGTTTTTTTATAGAAAGCCAGTGGAGCATCGAAACGTTCGGAAAAGTCTCGCTCGCTCTAAGTATTTCCAATATGTTTATGCTTTTTATAAATTCGATAGGACTGATTTTGTTTCCAACATTACGGCGAACTTCTAATGATAAATTGCCAGTCATTTATGAAACAATGAGAACAATGATCATGGTGTCACTACTTGGATTACTAATTTTATATTTTCCAGCTAATATAATTTTTTCATCTTGGTTACCTCAATATGCAGAAAGTTTTATTTATATGGTATTATTGTTTCCAATGTGTATTTTTGAAAGTAAGACCCAAATGTTGACTAATACGTATTTAAAAACTTTGCGAAAAGAAAAATTAATGCTACTAATTAATTTGCTAACGGTGGTTTTAAGCTTGGGTTTAACTTTTATAAATGTATTTTTAATTAAGAACTTAAATCTAACTGTTTTATCTATTACAATACTATTGGCGTTTCGCAGTATAATAGCAGAATTATATATAGAAAAAACTTTAAAAATAAAAGTTAAAGTAGATATAATTCTAGAAGTGTTGATGACAGTTGTATTTATTTCAATATCGTGGTATTTCCCAAATTATGTAGCTTCATTTGTTTATATGATCGCTTATTTAGTTTATCTTTTTGTAAAGAAAAATGATTTAAGTTTTCTTTTAAAAAGTATTAAGGCTGTTCTTAACTCTAAATAA